From a region of the Bacillota bacterium genome:
- a CDS encoding ThuA domain-containing protein yields the protein MVKTRVTIWNEYRHEKRSEEIAKIYPEGIHGAIASYLGKFDDFEVRTATLDEPEHGLSDDVLNNTDVLIWWGHMAHKEVKDEIVEKIYKRVLCGMGLIALHSAHLSKIFVKLMGTSCTLKWREIGEKERLWVVEPGHPIAEGIGEYIELPHEEMYGERFDIPAPDTLVFIGWFQGGEVFRSGCCYHRGYGKVFYFQPGHETYPTYYNQEILKVIKNAVMWAKPVKTVTELKCPNVKPLEEINS from the coding sequence ATTGTGAAAACTAGAGTAACCATATGGAATGAATACAGGCATGAAAAGAGAAGTGAAGAGATAGCCAAAATTTATCCGGAGGGAATACATGGAGCTATTGCTTCATATCTTGGCAAATTTGATGATTTTGAGGTAAGGACTGCAACTTTAGATGAGCCTGAACATGGGCTTTCTGACGATGTGCTAAATAATACCGATGTTTTAATTTGGTGGGGACATATGGCTCATAAAGAAGTAAAAGATGAAATCGTGGAAAAAATTTACAAACGTGTCCTCTGTGGAATGGGGCTAATAGCTCTTCATTCAGCCCATCTCTCAAAAATATTTGTTAAACTTATGGGTACAAGTTGTACTTTGAAATGGCGGGAAATTGGGGAAAAAGAAAGGTTATGGGTGGTTGAACCGGGACACCCGATAGCAGAGGGGATAGGAGAATATATTGAGCTTCCCCACGAGGAAATGTATGGAGAAAGGTTTGATATCCCTGCTCCGGATACTCTTGTTTTTATAGGATGGTTCCAAGGGGGAGAGGTATTTAGAAGCGGGTGTTGTTACCATCGTGGATATGGGAAAGTATTCTATTTCCAGCCTGGGCATGAAACTTATCCTACATATTATAACCAGGAAATTTTGAAGGTAATTAAGAATGCTGTTATGTGGGCAAAA